A window of the Bacillus sp. A301a_S52 genome harbors these coding sequences:
- a CDS encoding adenylosuccinate synthase has translation MPSVVVVGTQWGDEGKGKITDYLSEHAELIARYQGGNNAGHTIVFNDTKYKLHLIPSGIFYRDKTCVIGNGMVIDPKALVTELNYLHERNVSTDNLRISNRAHVILPYHLKLDALEEDSKGANKIGTTRKGIGPAYMDKAARVGIRIADLLDKETFKEKLEMNLREKNRLFEKMYEVEGFKIDDILEEYYEYGQQFASYVADTSVILNDGLDAGKRVLFEGAQGVMLDIDQGTYPYVTSSNPIAGGVTIGSGVGPSKINHVVGVSKAYTTRVGDGPFPTELTDEIGDKIREVGNEYGTTTGRPRRVGWFDSVVVRHARRVSGITDLSLNSIDVLTGIDTLKICVAYKYRGEIIEEFPASLKVLAECEPVYEELPGWKEDITGVRSLHDLPRNALFYIERISQLTGIPLTVFSVGPDRKQTNLVRGVFA, from the coding sequence ATGCCATCGGTTGTGGTTGTAGGAACGCAATGGGGAGATGAAGGAAAGGGTAAAATTACGGATTATTTGTCTGAGCATGCGGAGCTAATCGCACGGTATCAAGGAGGAAATAATGCAGGACACACGATCGTTTTTAACGATACGAAGTATAAACTGCATTTAATTCCATCTGGTATTTTTTATCGTGATAAAACATGTGTTATTGGAAACGGTATGGTAATTGATCCTAAAGCACTTGTAACAGAGCTTAATTATCTTCATGAACGAAATGTTAGCACTGATAATCTAAGAATTAGTAATCGCGCTCACGTGATTTTGCCATATCACCTAAAGCTAGATGCACTTGAGGAAGATAGCAAAGGCGCTAATAAAATTGGCACTACCCGAAAAGGGATCGGCCCAGCCTATATGGATAAAGCGGCACGTGTAGGAATTCGAATCGCAGATTTATTGGATAAGGAAACATTTAAAGAAAAACTCGAAATGAACTTACGCGAAAAAAATCGTCTTTTTGAAAAGATGTATGAAGTAGAAGGGTTCAAAATCGATGATATATTAGAGGAATATTATGAGTATGGTCAACAGTTTGCAAGCTACGTGGCGGACACCTCTGTCATATTAAATGATGGTTTAGATGCAGGCAAACGGGTTTTGTTTGAAGGAGCACAAGGGGTGATGCTTGATATCGATCAAGGTACCTATCCATATGTGACGTCCTCAAATCCTATAGCCGGCGGAGTGACAATTGGCTCTGGTGTAGGGCCATCAAAGATAAACCACGTCGTTGGTGTATCAAAGGCCTACACAACACGAGTAGGCGATGGGCCATTTCCAACAGAATTAACTGACGAGATTGGGGATAAAATCCGGGAAGTAGGTAACGAGTATGGCACGACTACAGGTCGTCCGCGACGTGTGGGCTGGTTTGATAGTGTGGTTGTTAGACATGCCCGCCGTGTAAGTGGGATTACCGATTTGTCTTTAAACTCCATTGATGTTTTGACAGGTATTGATACGTTAAAAATTTGTGTGGCTTATAAGTATCGCGGGGAAATTATCGAAGAATTTCCTGCCAGCTTGAAAGTACTTGCAGAATGTGAACCCGTCTATGAAGAGTTACCTGGTTGGAAGGAAGACATTACAGGCGTTAGATCGTTGCATGATCTACCGAGAAATGCATTGTTTTATATTGAACGTATTTCCCAACTGACAGGTATTCCATTGACAGTATTTTCTGTAGGTCCAGATCGAAAACAGACAAATCTTGTCCGAGGTGTGTTTGCATAA